In Treponema primitia ZAS-2, a genomic segment contains:
- a CDS encoding ABC transporter permease codes for MRPFGKTYIKTILREIRGSFSRFVAIFAIVALGVGFLAGLLATTPDMKLSLDRYFDETNMMDIFIKATMGVTGDDVRALEALEEISLVLPAYAMDTLVRASGTSAVPAESGASRGEELITARIYGLPLEAARDKGFVNRLELVAGRFPEADDECLVQQGGGYFEEFPIDTIFTIIPPAPILDEEQKIYHVNSYTVTGIVKNPLFISFEREPTGVGNGRLGTAIYARDTSFALPVWTDLYITLKDARPLRAFTDPYQKAVDAARIAIETLGTERSRIRYEEILTEARSRGRDAINQGSDEYEQGRVTALRELAAARQKLDEGALEIERGEVELAEGEEGIARGRETLALEQARVKKEMDDAEILLRNGEAELAAAGRTLAEAKTRLDAARDEVEKTRVSRARMATRQGREGVAQYDQGLKEWEDGSALVAAKERELRQGRAELEQGRVRAREGFAKAEAELDAGEAEIEAGWLELLEAREELSAGEGEYNAARIRAERMLREGEEGLLDAQRQVGTITIDLPQWYVLDRNSNVGCANFRANAEKIADLARVFPVFFLLVAALVALTTMTRMVEEERTQIGALKALGYQKRIIAAKYLIYCSLTGVLGSALGMVSGFWGLPMIIYSAFGTMYRLPPLVTEFNWPFGLIACGAVLICTMGATIYASYSSLWEKPAALLRPRPPRAGKRIFLEFLPFIWVPMKFTHKVTARNLMRYKKHFFMTVIGIAGCTALMLTGFGLRDSIVNIARNQFEDILKYDLRLELEEAGFGAGEELVHAYLAHTNATQSGGYAEVYISNGYVIKGSDRISASVFIPKDSGALGNFIGLKNRRTGSPISFTAESALITEKMAEVLGLSPGETFTLENAEGRRAEIALTGFTENYVGNYLYLGSGAYQDAFGGSLSYGTLLVNTGVRDLAGQDEITRRVLESDLVSGAEFTSQMQKAYNNLLTSINYVVLLLIAAAGGLAIIVLYNLTYININERSRELATLRVLGFHRNEAAAYIFREISVLSITGAAAGLLLGLPLHRFIIGVAENTDLMFGRKIAPLSFVFSAIITLGFSVLVDILMLGKIRRIKMAESMKALD; via the coding sequence CCACTCCGGACATGAAACTTTCCCTGGACCGATATTTTGACGAAACCAATATGATGGATATCTTCATCAAGGCGACCATGGGTGTCACCGGGGACGATGTCCGGGCGCTGGAAGCCTTGGAAGAAATCAGCCTGGTACTCCCGGCCTATGCCATGGATACCCTGGTCCGGGCCAGCGGAACTTCCGCCGTTCCGGCCGAAAGCGGCGCTTCCCGCGGCGAGGAGCTGATCACCGCCCGCATCTACGGGCTCCCCCTGGAAGCAGCCCGGGACAAAGGCTTCGTCAATCGCCTGGAACTTGTTGCAGGCCGTTTCCCCGAAGCGGACGATGAATGCCTGGTCCAGCAGGGGGGCGGATATTTTGAGGAATTTCCCATAGACACGATTTTTACCATTATTCCCCCTGCCCCCATTTTAGATGAAGAACAGAAAATCTACCATGTTAACAGTTATACTGTTACCGGAATAGTGAAAAACCCCCTGTTTATTTCCTTTGAGCGGGAACCTACGGGGGTTGGAAACGGCAGGTTGGGGACTGCCATCTATGCCCGGGATACCAGTTTTGCCCTTCCGGTTTGGACCGACCTCTATATTACCCTGAAAGATGCTCGCCCGCTCAGGGCCTTTACGGACCCCTACCAGAAGGCTGTGGACGCCGCCAGGATTGCTATCGAAACCCTGGGAACCGAGCGGTCACGGATACGCTATGAGGAGATACTCACCGAAGCCCGGTCTCGTGGCCGGGATGCAATCAACCAGGGCAGCGACGAATATGAGCAGGGCCGGGTTACCGCCCTGAGGGAACTGGCCGCGGCTCGGCAAAAACTGGATGAAGGGGCTTTGGAAATTGAGCGGGGGGAAGTGGAACTTGCAGAAGGTGAGGAGGGTATCGCCCGGGGTCGGGAAACCCTGGCCCTGGAACAGGCCCGGGTGAAAAAGGAAATGGATGACGCAGAAATACTGCTCAGAAATGGAGAAGCCGAACTGGCCGCTGCAGGTCGGACCCTGGCTGAGGCTAAGACCCGGCTGGATGCAGCGCGGGATGAGGTGGAGAAGACCCGGGTATCCCGGGCCAGGATGGCCACCCGTCAGGGCCGGGAAGGGGTTGCCCAGTACGATCAGGGCTTGAAGGAATGGGAAGATGGAAGCGCCCTGGTAGCGGCCAAGGAACGGGAACTGCGCCAAGGCCGGGCGGAGCTTGAGCAGGGCCGTGTCCGGGCCCGGGAAGGGTTTGCCAAGGCGGAAGCGGAACTTGATGCAGGGGAAGCGGAGATAGAGGCAGGATGGCTGGAACTGCTGGAGGCCCGGGAGGAACTGAGCGCCGGGGAAGGGGAGTACAATGCCGCCCGGATCAGGGCGGAGCGTATGCTCCGGGAGGGGGAGGAAGGGCTCCTGGATGCCCAGCGGCAGGTCGGCACTATTACTATTGACCTGCCCCAGTGGTATGTGCTGGACCGCAATTCCAATGTAGGGTGCGCCAATTTCAGGGCCAATGCCGAAAAGATCGCCGACCTGGCCCGGGTGTTTCCGGTATTTTTTCTGCTCGTAGCGGCTCTGGTGGCCCTTACCACCATGACCAGAATGGTGGAGGAAGAACGTACCCAGATAGGGGCATTAAAAGCCCTGGGTTACCAGAAACGGATTATCGCCGCCAAATACCTTATCTACTGCAGCCTGACCGGTGTGCTGGGTTCAGCCCTGGGCATGGTCAGCGGGTTTTGGGGGCTCCCCATGATCATCTACAGCGCCTTCGGCACCATGTACCGGCTGCCCCCGCTGGTTACGGAATTTAATTGGCCCTTCGGCCTTATCGCCTGCGGCGCGGTGCTGATCTGCACCATGGGCGCCACGATCTATGCCAGCTACAGTTCCCTCTGGGAAAAACCAGCAGCTTTACTGAGGCCCCGTCCTCCCCGGGCTGGAAAACGGATCTTTCTGGAATTCCTGCCCTTCATCTGGGTGCCCATGAAATTCACCCACAAGGTAACCGCCCGGAACCTGATGCGGTATAAGAAACACTTCTTCATGACCGTGATAGGCATAGCCGGCTGCACCGCCCTGATGCTCACCGGCTTCGGCCTCAGGGATTCTATTGTCAACATAGCCCGCAACCAGTTTGAGGACATCCTGAAATACGACCTGCGGCTGGAACTGGAAGAAGCAGGGTTTGGGGCGGGGGAGGAGCTTGTCCATGCCTATCTGGCCCACACCAATGCAACGCAAAGCGGGGGCTATGCAGAAGTGTATATCAGTAACGGCTATGTGATAAAGGGCAGCGATAGGATTAGTGCTTCTGTTTTTATTCCCAAAGACAGTGGGGCATTGGGGAATTTTATCGGCCTGAAAAATCGCCGTACCGGGTCGCCCATTAGTTTTACTGCTGAATCGGCGCTTATCACCGAAAAAATGGCGGAAGTTCTGGGGCTCTCACCGGGGGAAACCTTTACCCTGGAAAATGCCGAAGGCAGAAGGGCAGAGATCGCCCTCACGGGATTTACTGAAAACTATGTGGGTAATTACCTTTACCTCGGTTCCGGGGCGTACCAGGATGCTTTCGGCGGCAGCCTCTCCTACGGAACCCTGTTGGTGAATACCGGGGTCAGGGACCTTGCGGGGCAGGATGAAATCACCCGGAGGGTCCTGGAAAGCGATCTTGTCAGTGGCGCCGAATTTACCTCCCAGATGCAGAAAGCTTATAACAACCTTTTAACCAGCATCAATTATGTGGTGCTGCTCCTCATCGCCGCTGCCGGAGGGCTTGCGATCATTGTGCTCTACAACCTCACGTATATTAACATCAACGAGCGCAGCCGGGAGCTGGCAACCCTCAGGGTACTGGGCTTCCACCGGAACGAGGCTGCAGCCTATATCTTCCGGGAGATCTCTGTCCTCAGCATCACCGGCGCCGCTGCGGGGCTGCTTCTGGGGCTCCCCCTGCACCGGTTTATTATCGGGGTGGCG